A window of the Pseudomonas sp. B21_DOA genome harbors these coding sequences:
- the dusA gene encoding tRNA dihydrouridine(20/20a) synthase DusA, whose product MNFEEPEAPVNTSHARSEPSRRFSVAPMMDWTDRHCRYFLRLLSKHALLYTEMVTTGALLNGDHERFLRHNEAEHPLALQLGGSVPLDLAACARMAQEHGYDEVNLNVGCPSDRVQNNMIGACLMGHPQLVADCVKAMRDAVSIPVTVKHRIGINGRDSYAELCDFVGTVRDAGCTSFTVHARIAILEGLSPKENRDIPPLRYDVAAQLKADFPELEIVLNGGIKTMEACHEHLQTFDGVMLGREAYHNPYLLAEVDQQLFGSTAPVISRAEALAQLRPYIAEHLLAGGAMHHITRHVLGLGTGFPGARKFRQLLSVDIHKAKDPLALLDQAAELLEGR is encoded by the coding sequence ATGAATTTCGAAGAACCTGAAGCGCCCGTAAACACTAGCCACGCCCGCTCCGAGCCGTCTCGCCGCTTCAGTGTAGCGCCGATGATGGATTGGACGGACCGCCACTGCCGATACTTCCTGCGCCTGCTGTCCAAGCACGCCCTGCTCTACACCGAAATGGTCACCACCGGCGCGCTGCTCAACGGCGATCACGAACGTTTCCTGCGTCACAACGAAGCCGAGCACCCGCTGGCGTTGCAGCTCGGCGGTAGTGTTCCGCTCGATCTCGCCGCCTGCGCGCGCATGGCTCAGGAGCACGGCTACGACGAGGTGAACCTCAACGTCGGCTGCCCAAGCGATCGTGTCCAGAACAACATGATCGGTGCGTGCCTGATGGGACATCCGCAGTTGGTGGCTGATTGTGTGAAGGCGATGCGTGATGCGGTGTCGATTCCGGTAACGGTGAAGCATCGCATCGGCATCAACGGTCGGGACAGTTACGCGGAGCTATGCGATTTCGTCGGCACAGTCCGCGATGCCGGCTGCACGAGTTTTACCGTGCATGCGCGGATTGCGATTCTCGAGGGGTTGTCGCCGAAGGAGAATCGCGACATTCCGCCGTTGCGCTATGACGTGGCGGCGCAGTTGAAGGCGGATTTTCCGGAGCTGGAGATTGTGCTGAACGGCGGGATCAAGACCATGGAGGCCTGCCATGAGCATCTGCAGACGTTCGATGGCGTGATGTTGGGGCGTGAGGCTTATCACAATCCTTATCTGCTAGCGGAGGTCGATCAGCAACTGTTCGGCAGTACCGCTCCGGTGATCAGTCGGGCTGAGGCGTTGGCGCAGTTGCGGCCTTATATCGCCGAGCATTTGCTGGCCGGTGGTGCGATGCATCACATCACTCGGCATGTGCTGGGCCTGGGCACAGGGTTCCCCGGGGCGCGCAAGTTTCGTCAGTTGTTGTCGGTGGATATTCACAAGGCCAAGGATCCGCTGGCGTTGCTGGATCAGGCGGCTGAGTTGCTTGAAGGGCGTTGA
- a CDS encoding DUF2388 domain-containing protein, whose translation MSVARYFDVLTGCLLFMPAFTFSGFKRFTLLALFSFTSNVYAHCDGFCMGRTDTPWEVTQLSGFTLVSLILAPISSSQETTDSHKRVYSAEEQEDARLYLASDGMLQAAYFTSALQRFRQQSADSTLNDLAVAALISAQ comes from the coding sequence ATGAGCGTTGCCCGGTATTTTGATGTACTGACAGGATGTCTTTTGTTTATGCCCGCGTTTACTTTTTCAGGTTTCAAGCGTTTCACCCTCCTCGCTTTGTTCAGCTTCACTTCCAACGTTTATGCGCACTGCGATGGCTTTTGCATGGGCCGTACCGATACGCCGTGGGAGGTGACGCAGCTTTCCGGCTTCACTTTGGTGTCTTTAATCCTCGCACCTATTTCGTCTAGCCAGGAAACGACCGACAGTCACAAACGTGTTTACTCTGCCGAGGAGCAAGAAGACGCGCGACTCTATCTGGCCAGCGACGGCATGCTGCAAGCCGCGTATTTCACCTCAGCCTTGCAGCGCTTTCGGCAGCAGTCGGCGGATTCGACGTTAAACGATCTCGCCGTGGCGGCGTTGATCAGCGCGCAGTGA
- a CDS encoding undecaprenyl-diphosphate phosphatase yields the protein MDFWTAFQVLILGAVEGLTEFLPISSTGHQIIVADLLEFGGERAMAFNIIIQLGAILAVVWEFRPKIFEIVKGLPTERNAQRFTLNLLIAFFPAVILGVLFADAIHEYLFNPITVAVALVVGGIVMLWAEQRSHVVSVEHVDDMRWSHALKVGFVQCLAMIPGTSRSGSTIIGGLLFGLSRKAATEFSFFLAMPTMVGAAVYSGYKYRDLFQPNDLPVFALGFVTAFIFAMIAVRGLLKFIANHSYAAFAWYRIGFGLLILATWLFGWVNWTAAAAA from the coding sequence ATGGATTTCTGGACCGCTTTCCAGGTGTTGATATTAGGCGCGGTAGAAGGCTTGACCGAGTTCTTGCCCATTTCAAGTACCGGTCACCAGATTATTGTCGCCGACCTGCTCGAGTTTGGCGGTGAGCGCGCCATGGCGTTCAACATCATTATTCAACTGGGGGCCATTCTTGCTGTGGTCTGGGAATTTCGTCCGAAGATCTTCGAAATTGTCAAAGGCCTGCCCACCGAGCGCAACGCGCAACGTTTCACCCTCAATCTGCTGATCGCGTTTTTCCCGGCCGTTATCCTCGGCGTGTTATTCGCCGACGCGATTCATGAATACCTGTTCAACCCGATCACCGTTGCGGTGGCCCTCGTTGTTGGCGGCATCGTCATGTTGTGGGCCGAACAGCGTAGCCATGTAGTCAGCGTCGAACATGTCGACGACATGCGCTGGTCCCACGCGTTGAAGGTCGGTTTCGTACAGTGCCTGGCGATGATTCCCGGCACCTCGCGCTCCGGCTCGACCATCATCGGCGGTCTGCTCTTCGGCCTTTCGCGCAAAGCCGCCACCGAGTTCTCGTTCTTCCTCGCCATGCCGACCATGGTCGGCGCCGCCGTTTATTCCGGCTACAAATACCGCGACCTGTTCCAACCCAACGACCTGCCAGTCTTCGCCCTCGGCTTCGTCACCGCATTCATCTTCGCCATGATCGCCGTGCGTGGTCTGCTGAAATTTATCGCCAACCACAGCTACGCCGCGTTCGCGTGGTACCGGATCGGTTTTGGTTTGTTGATTCTGGCAACCTGGCTGTTTGGCTGGGTGAACTGGACCGCGGCTGCGGCCGCTTGA
- a CDS encoding winged helix-turn-helix domain-containing protein, giving the protein MMLSGNLATRSPRPTNDESGVLALGRTMGVADHFRSLIAKHVQPDMTLETGAFTSSYKQRGYIGSYRAIFVIIDSPQAIEENLALVQTLRDDNLKPLICAVVTGRGAVNKIKYFLAGADACIKLNTLSDDSEDLLAEFFNSEDWQRDINLTLDPTRICLMDSRRKLDISFAEMKILEAFAHTGNHILSHDEIAGIMGLNANFYDPRALEKSISRLRGKIKDMYGTNAIQSIRGYGYRLMRGLISTA; this is encoded by the coding sequence ATGATGCTCTCAGGGAACTTGGCGACTAGAAGTCCGCGCCCGACAAATGATGAATCCGGTGTTCTTGCTCTGGGTCGTACAATGGGTGTGGCTGATCATTTCAGATCGCTGATCGCAAAGCACGTGCAGCCCGATATGACCCTGGAAACAGGTGCTTTCACTAGTTCATATAAACAGCGCGGCTACATAGGTTCCTACCGCGCCATTTTCGTCATCATCGATAGTCCACAAGCCATCGAAGAAAATCTGGCCCTGGTGCAGACCCTGCGCGATGACAACTTGAAGCCACTTATTTGCGCTGTCGTTACCGGCCGCGGTGCCGTCAACAAGATCAAATATTTCCTCGCCGGGGCGGATGCCTGTATCAAGCTCAACACATTGAGCGATGACAGCGAAGACTTGCTGGCGGAATTCTTCAACAGCGAAGACTGGCAACGAGATATCAACCTCACGCTTGATCCGACGCGGATCTGCCTGATGGACAGTCGGCGCAAACTGGATATCTCTTTCGCCGAAATGAAGATCCTCGAGGCCTTTGCGCACACAGGCAATCACATTCTGAGTCATGATGAAATCGCCGGCATCATGGGCCTCAACGCCAATTTCTACGACCCTCGGGCACTGGAAAAATCAATCAGTCGCTTGCGTGGAAAAATCAAGGACATGTATGGTACAAACGCGATTCAGAGCATCCGCGGCTACGGCTATCGCCTGATGCGGGGCCTGATATCGACTGCCTGA